In one Pseudomonas sp. MM211 genomic region, the following are encoded:
- a CDS encoding ABC transporter substrate-binding protein produces the protein MFKHLRPCIRAAIGLSILAGASASAQAESSLTVISFGGATKVAQTAAYFKPFEQSGAGQVIAGEYNGELSKVKAMVDVGQVTWDVVELESPELQRGCEEGLFERLDPAILGDTSQYIPGTVSECGVATYVWSMVMAYNGDKLKTAPASWADFWDLQKFPGKRGLRKSAKYTLEAALLADGVSRDELYKVLSTPEGVDRAFKKLDAIKSSIQWWEAGAQPPQWLLAGDVAMSAAYNGRIGVAQKEGANLKISWNGSLYDPEHWAIVKGSPNKALAERFIKFASQADTQKVFSSQIPYGPVHKQTLPQLPADVQAQLPTAEANMAGAQLVNAEFWIDHGEELEERFNGWAAR, from the coding sequence ATGTTCAAGCACTTGCGTCCATGCATCCGGGCCGCCATCGGCCTGTCCATCCTGGCCGGGGCCAGCGCCTCGGCACAGGCCGAATCCAGCCTGACGGTAATTTCCTTCGGTGGCGCCACCAAGGTCGCGCAGACCGCCGCCTACTTCAAACCCTTCGAGCAGAGCGGTGCCGGTCAGGTAATCGCTGGCGAGTACAACGGCGAACTGTCCAAGGTCAAAGCTATGGTCGACGTCGGCCAGGTGACCTGGGACGTGGTCGAACTGGAAAGCCCGGAGCTACAACGCGGCTGTGAAGAGGGCCTGTTCGAGCGCCTGGATCCGGCCATTCTCGGCGACACCAGCCAGTACATTCCGGGCACCGTCAGTGAGTGCGGCGTGGCCACCTATGTTTGGTCGATGGTGATGGCCTACAACGGCGACAAACTGAAAACCGCGCCGGCCTCCTGGGCCGACTTCTGGGATCTGCAGAAATTCCCAGGCAAGCGCGGCCTGCGTAAAAGCGCCAAGTACACCCTGGAAGCGGCCTTGCTGGCCGATGGCGTAAGCCGCGACGAACTCTACAAGGTGCTGAGCACGCCCGAAGGCGTCGACCGCGCCTTCAAGAAGCTGGACGCCATCAAATCCTCCATCCAGTGGTGGGAAGCGGGTGCCCAGCCGCCGCAATGGCTGCTGGCCGGTGACGTGGCCATGTCCGCCGCCTACAACGGCCGCATCGGCGTAGCCCAAAAGGAAGGCGCCAACCTGAAGATTTCCTGGAACGGCAGCCTGTACGACCCGGAACACTGGGCCATCGTCAAAGGCAGCCCGAACAAGGCACTGGCCGAGCGTTTCATCAAGTTCGCCAGCCAGGCGGACACCCAGAAGGTGTTCTCCAGCCAGATTCCGTATGGCCCGGTACACAAGCAGACCCTGCCGCAACTGCCCGCCGATGTGCAGGCGCAGCTGCCAACCGCCGAAGCCAACATGGCCGGCGCCCAACTGGTGAACGCCGAGTTCTGGATCGACCACGGCGAAGAGCTCGAAGAGCGCTTCAATGGCTGGGCGGCGCGCTGA
- a CDS encoding DUF4177 domain-containing protein, which yields MKEYKVAIYQEGMLGSLLLGAAKVNPLRFTEFLNRNAREGWRVVTMEKDIRRMLLLWRREAYVVVMEKDV from the coding sequence ATGAAAGAGTACAAGGTCGCTATCTATCAGGAAGGCATGCTGGGGTCGTTGTTGCTCGGCGCTGCCAAGGTCAATCCGCTGCGTTTTACCGAATTCCTCAACCGCAATGCTCGTGAAGGCTGGCGCGTGGTCACCATGGAAAAGGACATTCGCCGCATGTTGCTGCTGTGGCGCCGAGAGGCGTACGTGGTGGTGATGGAAAAGGACGTATGA
- a CDS encoding amino acid permease, with amino-acid sequence MDAVSADKAKQEHESKLSASLKPRHLTMMSIAGVIGGALFVGSGSVIHSAGPAAVLAYLAGGILVVLIMRMLGEMATSSPDTGSFSTYAERAIGRWAGFTIGWLYWWFWVILMAWEAYVAGTILNGWFPEVSVNVFVLATTLLLISINFFNVKHYGEFEFWFALIKVVAIICFLVVCSMAVLSLWPTGEVRGFSNLTAQGFMPNGIQAVVVAILGVMFAFLGAEIVTIAASEAKDPSTQIVKATNSVVWRVCLFYIGSIFLIVCLVPWNDPLMAQSGYGSYRRTLELLGIPYAELLMNFVVLTSVSSCMISAHYTASRMLFSLSTRGDAPRFLKITRSGTGVPVFAIIASCSVAIFVALINFSETLRPKDVLDTLMNTTGMIALLVYLVIAFSQLKMRRKLETEGKDIRLKMWLFPWLTYLVIVFIVGCLVTMAFVEEYQVLVISTGAAAAVVVALGVMVHMRAAKKIAR; translated from the coding sequence ATGGATGCGGTATCAGCCGACAAGGCAAAGCAGGAGCACGAGAGCAAGCTCAGTGCATCATTGAAGCCCCGGCACCTCACCATGATGTCGATCGCCGGTGTCATCGGCGGCGCGCTGTTCGTCGGCTCCGGCAGCGTGATCCACAGCGCTGGCCCAGCTGCCGTACTGGCCTACCTGGCCGGTGGCATTCTGGTGGTGCTGATCATGCGTATGCTCGGTGAAATGGCGACCTCCTCGCCGGACACCGGCTCCTTTTCCACCTACGCCGAGCGCGCCATCGGCCGCTGGGCCGGCTTCACCATCGGCTGGCTGTACTGGTGGTTCTGGGTCATTCTCATGGCCTGGGAGGCCTACGTAGCGGGCACCATCCTCAATGGCTGGTTCCCAGAAGTCAGCGTCAACGTCTTCGTACTGGCCACCACGCTGTTGCTGATCAGCATCAACTTCTTCAACGTCAAACACTACGGGGAGTTCGAGTTCTGGTTCGCGCTGATCAAGGTGGTGGCGATCATCTGCTTCCTGGTGGTCTGCAGCATGGCCGTGCTCAGCCTGTGGCCGACCGGTGAAGTGCGCGGCTTCAGCAACCTGACCGCCCAAGGCTTCATGCCCAACGGTATCCAGGCTGTAGTAGTGGCCATACTCGGGGTGATGTTCGCTTTTCTTGGCGCGGAGATCGTTACCATCGCCGCCTCGGAAGCCAAGGATCCGTCGACGCAGATCGTCAAGGCGACCAACTCGGTGGTCTGGCGCGTATGCCTGTTCTACATCGGCTCGATCTTCCTGATCGTCTGCCTGGTGCCATGGAACGACCCGCTGATGGCTCAGTCCGGCTATGGCTCCTACCGCCGTACCCTGGAGCTGCTGGGCATCCCGTATGCCGAGCTGCTGATGAACTTCGTGGTGCTGACCTCGGTGAGCAGCTGCATGATCTCGGCGCACTACACCGCCTCGCGCATGCTGTTCTCGCTGTCCACCCGTGGTGATGCACCGCGATTCCTGAAAATCACCCGCTCGGGGACTGGCGTGCCGGTGTTCGCGATCATCGCCTCCTGCTCGGTGGCCATCTTCGTGGCGCTGATCAACTTCAGCGAAACCCTGCGCCCGAAAGACGTGCTCGACACGTTGATGAACACCACCGGCATGATCGCCCTGCTGGTCTACCTGGTGATCGCCTTCTCGCAACTGAAGATGCGCCGCAAGCTGGAAACAGAAGGCAAGGACATCCGCCTGAAAATGTGGCTGTTCCCCTGGCTGACCTACCTGGTCATCGTGTTCATCGTCGGCTGCCTGGTGACCATGGCATTCGTAGAGGAATACCAGGTGTTGGTCATCTCCACTGGCGCGGCAGCGGCCGTCGTCGTGGCATTGGGTGTCATGGTTCACATGCGCGCTGCAAAGAAAATCGCACGCTGA
- a CDS encoding DNA topoisomerase III, producing the protein MRLFLCEKPSQAKDIASVLGATRRGDGCWLGNGVTVTWCIGHLLETAPPDAYDARYKRWVLDDLPIVPQQWKMRVKPKTAAQFKAVKRLLGEADELVIATDADREGEMIARELLDHCRYRGSIQRLWLSALDDTSIRKALAALKPGASTYNLYQSALGRSRADWLIGMNMSRLFTLLGRKSGYQGVLPVGRVQTPTLRLVVDRDRSIAAFVPVPFWAIDVGLDGNGTPFTAQWRAPEAQCDEQGRCLKQEVAQRAAADIQGAEQALLQQLKTERMREAPPLLFDLGTLQQVCSKKLGLGAQETLDIAQKLYETDKLITYPRSDCGYLPLSQHAEAPAILAALGQADPGLREVLAHTQAQRRSRAWNDAKVSAHHGIIPTLAAGGLARLSGRPRAVYELIRARYLAQFLPNHEYDRTQADFDCAGHSLRAVGKQIVEPGWKRALPEALAPAKGREAPAPQALPSLREGQQCVVREVSLKDQHTQPPKPFTEGDLIQAMKNVARLVEDPRLKQKLKDTTGIGTEATRAGIIQGLLDRGYLIKQGKTLAATSAAFGLIDAVPRAIADPGTTAIWEQALDMVQSGEMPLEEFVAKQSTWMGKQIERCLGLQLNISGPPPSKGRGAPWKGKRKAASRKGAPAKRAGTGATKAKPK; encoded by the coding sequence ATGCGTCTGTTTCTCTGCGAAAAGCCCTCTCAAGCCAAGGATATCGCCAGTGTGCTCGGTGCCACTCGGCGCGGCGACGGCTGCTGGCTGGGCAACGGGGTGACGGTGACCTGGTGCATCGGCCACCTCCTGGAAACCGCGCCGCCGGATGCCTACGACGCGCGCTACAAACGTTGGGTACTGGACGATCTGCCCATCGTGCCGCAGCAGTGGAAGATGCGCGTCAAACCCAAGACTGCCGCGCAGTTCAAGGCGGTCAAGCGGCTGCTCGGTGAGGCCGATGAACTGGTGATCGCCACCGATGCGGACCGTGAGGGCGAGATGATTGCCCGCGAGTTGCTCGACCATTGCCGCTACCGCGGATCGATCCAGCGCCTGTGGTTGTCGGCCCTGGACGATACGTCGATTCGCAAGGCGCTGGCTGCGCTCAAGCCCGGCGCCAGTACCTACAACCTTTATCAGTCGGCACTTGGTCGCTCGCGGGCCGACTGGTTGATCGGCATGAACATGAGCCGCCTGTTCACCCTGCTGGGGCGCAAGTCCGGGTATCAGGGCGTGCTGCCGGTCGGCCGCGTGCAAACGCCGACCTTGCGGCTGGTGGTGGATCGCGACCGCAGCATCGCCGCCTTCGTGCCCGTGCCGTTCTGGGCGATCGATGTGGGGCTCGACGGCAACGGCACGCCCTTTACCGCCCAGTGGCGTGCCCCTGAAGCGCAGTGCGACGAGCAGGGGCGCTGCCTGAAGCAGGAGGTCGCGCAGCGCGCCGCTGCAGATATCCAGGGCGCCGAGCAGGCGCTGTTGCAGCAACTGAAGACCGAGCGCATGCGCGAGGCGCCGCCTCTGCTCTTCGACCTCGGCACGCTGCAGCAGGTCTGCTCGAAGAAGCTCGGCCTCGGCGCCCAGGAAACCCTGGATATCGCCCAGAAGCTCTATGAGACCGACAAGCTGATCACCTACCCACGCAGCGACTGCGGCTATCTGCCGCTGAGCCAGCACGCCGAGGCGCCAGCCATTCTGGCCGCCCTGGGGCAGGCTGATCCGGGCCTGCGCGAGGTACTGGCGCATACCCAGGCACAGCGCCGCTCACGGGCCTGGAACGACGCCAAGGTCAGTGCGCACCACGGCATCATTCCTACCTTGGCCGCGGGTGGGCTGGCACGCTTGAGCGGCCGCCCGCGAGCCGTCTACGAGCTGATTCGCGCCCGCTACCTGGCGCAGTTTCTGCCCAACCATGAATATGATCGTACCCAGGCCGACTTCGACTGTGCCGGGCACAGCTTGCGTGCGGTCGGTAAGCAGATCGTCGAGCCCGGCTGGAAGCGGGCGCTGCCCGAAGCCCTGGCGCCAGCCAAGGGGCGTGAAGCTCCGGCGCCTCAGGCTTTGCCGAGCCTGCGCGAAGGGCAGCAGTGCGTGGTGCGGGAGGTTTCGCTGAAGGATCAGCATACTCAGCCGCCCAAGCCGTTCACCGAGGGCGACCTGATCCAGGCCATGAAGAACGTGGCACGGCTGGTCGAAGACCCACGGCTCAAACAGAAGCTCAAGGACACCACCGGCATCGGCACCGAAGCCACCCGCGCCGGCATCATCCAAGGGCTGCTCGACCGCGGCTACCTGATCAAGCAGGGCAAGACCCTGGCCGCCACCTCGGCGGCGTTCGGCCTCATCGACGCGGTGCCGCGGGCCATCGCCGACCCCGGCACCACGGCCATCTGGGAGCAGGCGCTGGACATGGTGCAGAGCGGCGAGATGCCGCTGGAAGAGTTCGTCGCCAAGCAGTCGACCTGGATGGGCAAGCAGATCGAGCGCTGCCTCGGCCTGCAACTGAATATCAGCGGCCCGCCTCCCAGCAAAGGCCGTGGTGCTCCCTGGAAGGGCAAGCGCAAGGCCGCCTCGCGTAAAGGTGCACCCGCCAAGCGGGCCGGCACTGGCGCCACAAAGGCCAAGCCGAAGTAG
- a CDS encoding exodeoxyribonuclease VII small subunit → MARKKAALDFEQSLTDLQTIVERLENGELSLEESLSAFEQGISLTRDCQASLTQAEQKVQILLERDGELQAAPFETDEPL, encoded by the coding sequence ATGGCCCGTAAGAAAGCCGCGCTCGATTTCGAGCAATCCCTGACCGACCTGCAAACCATCGTCGAACGCCTGGAAAACGGCGAACTTTCGCTGGAGGAGTCGCTGAGCGCCTTCGAGCAAGGCATCAGCCTGACCCGTGATTGCCAGGCCTCGCTGACTCAGGCCGAGCAGAAAGTACAGATTCTGCTCGAGCGCGATGGTGAACTGCAGGCGGCACCGTTCGAAACGGACGAGCCGTTATGA
- the ispA gene encoding (2E,6E)-farnesyl diphosphate synthase, with product MIANYQARCQKQVDAALEPLFAAPRVELERLYAAMRYSVFNGGKRIRPLLAYAACEALGGTAQQADGAACAVELIHAYSLVHDDLPAMDDDDLRRGQPTTHKAFDEATAILAGDGLQSLAFAVLASETRNPHSAEIRLSMFSALAEAAGPAGMVGGQAIDLGSVGQQLQQPALEVMHRHKTGALIEASVRLGALASGRADERTLAALSTYARAVGLAFQVQDDILDVESDTATLGKTQGKDQANDKPTYPALLGLDAAKRYAFELRDQALHALRPFNNAAEPLRELARYIVERRN from the coding sequence ATGATCGCCAACTACCAGGCTCGCTGCCAGAAGCAGGTCGACGCAGCTCTGGAGCCGCTGTTCGCGGCGCCGCGTGTCGAACTCGAACGCCTGTATGCCGCCATGCGCTATAGCGTGTTCAACGGCGGCAAACGCATTCGCCCGCTGCTCGCCTACGCCGCTTGCGAAGCCCTCGGTGGCACGGCGCAGCAGGCCGACGGCGCGGCCTGCGCGGTGGAGCTGATCCACGCCTATTCCCTGGTGCATGACGACCTGCCGGCCATGGACGACGATGACCTGCGTCGCGGCCAGCCGACCACGCACAAGGCCTTCGACGAGGCCACGGCGATTCTTGCGGGCGACGGCCTGCAGAGCTTGGCCTTTGCGGTGCTGGCCAGCGAAACGCGCAATCCGCACAGCGCGGAAATTCGCCTGAGCATGTTCAGTGCACTGGCCGAAGCAGCAGGCCCCGCCGGCATGGTCGGCGGCCAGGCCATCGATCTCGGCTCGGTTGGCCAACAACTGCAGCAGCCGGCTCTGGAAGTGATGCATCGCCACAAGACCGGCGCGCTGATCGAAGCCAGTGTGCGCCTCGGCGCCCTGGCCAGCGGCCGCGCCGACGAGCGCACCCTGGCGGCGCTGAGCACCTATGCTCGCGCCGTCGGCCTGGCCTTTCAGGTGCAAGACGACATCCTCGACGTGGAAAGCGATACCGCCACGCTGGGCAAGACTCAGGGCAAAGACCAAGCGAACGACAAGCCCACCTACCCGGCCCTGCTTGGCCTGGATGCGGCGAAGCGTTACGCCTTCGAACTGCGTGATCAGGCCCTGCATGCCCTGCGCCCGTTCAATAATGCCGCCGAGCCCCTGCGCGAGCTGGCCCGTTACATCGTAGAAAGGCGCAACTGA
- the dxs gene encoding 1-deoxy-D-xylulose-5-phosphate synthase: MPTTFHEIPRERPLTPLLDRANTPDELRRLGEAELETLADELRQYLLYTVGQTGGHFGAGLGVIELTVALHYVFDTPDDRLVWDVGHQAYPHKILTGRRERMSSLRQKDGIAAFPRRSESEYDTFGVGHSSTSISAALGMAIAAQRQGSKRKSVAVIGDGALTAGMAFEALNHAADVKANMLVVLNDNDMSISKNVGGLSNYLAKILSSRTYANVREGSKKVLSKLPGAWEIARKTEEHAKGMLVSGTLFEELGWNYIGPIDGHDLPTLLATLRNMRDLEGLQFLHVVTKKGKGFAPAEVDPIVYHAITKLEPINAPAKAKKPSGPKYSSVFGQWLCDMAASDERLMAITPAMKEGSDLVTFSERFADRYFDVAIAEQHAVTLAAGMACEGAKPVVAIYSTFLQRAYDQLIHDVAVQHLDVLFAIDRAGLVGEDGPTHAGSFDLSYLRCIPGMLIMTPSDENELHHMLTTGYQFAGPAAVRYPRGSGPNAPIDRALNALPIGKGVIRRQGSGVALLVFGVQLAEALRVGETLNATVVDMRFVKPLDETLISELAASHELLVTIEENSVMGGAGSAVSEFLAQSGALTPMLHLGLPDSYVEHARPEQMLAECGLDEAGIEAAIRAKLAR; encoded by the coding sequence ATGCCGACGACTTTCCACGAGATTCCCCGCGAACGCCCGCTGACGCCGCTGCTCGACCGCGCCAACACGCCGGATGAATTGCGCCGCCTTGGCGAGGCCGAGCTGGAGACCCTGGCGGACGAATTGCGCCAGTACCTGCTCTACACGGTCGGCCAGACCGGCGGGCACTTCGGCGCCGGCCTCGGGGTGATCGAGCTGACCGTCGCCCTGCACTACGTCTTCGATACCCCCGATGACCGCTTGGTGTGGGACGTCGGCCATCAGGCTTATCCGCACAAGATCCTCACTGGCCGCCGCGAGCGCATGAGCAGCCTGCGCCAGAAGGACGGCATCGCCGCCTTTCCGCGCCGCTCGGAAAGCGAGTACGACACCTTTGGCGTCGGTCACTCCAGTACCTCGATCAGCGCCGCACTGGGCATGGCCATCGCCGCCCAGCGCCAAGGCAGCAAACGTAAATCGGTGGCGGTGATCGGTGACGGCGCGCTGACCGCGGGTATGGCGTTCGAAGCGCTCAACCACGCGGCAGACGTTAAAGCCAACATGCTCGTCGTGCTCAACGACAACGATATGTCGATCTCCAAGAATGTCGGCGGCCTGTCCAACTACCTGGCCAAGATCCTCTCCAGCCGCACCTATGCCAACGTACGTGAGGGCAGCAAGAAAGTGCTGTCCAAGCTGCCCGGTGCCTGGGAAATCGCCCGCAAGACCGAAGAGCACGCCAAGGGCATGCTGGTCTCCGGCACGCTGTTCGAAGAGCTGGGCTGGAACTACATCGGCCCCATCGACGGCCATGACCTGCCGACCCTGCTGGCCACCTTGCGCAACATGCGCGACCTGGAGGGCCTGCAATTCCTCCACGTAGTGACCAAGAAGGGCAAGGGTTTCGCCCCTGCCGAGGTCGACCCAATTGTCTACCACGCGATCACCAAGCTGGAGCCGATCAACGCGCCCGCCAAGGCGAAAAAACCGTCCGGGCCGAAGTACTCCAGCGTGTTCGGTCAGTGGCTGTGCGACATGGCCGCCAGCGACGAGCGCCTGATGGCGATCACCCCGGCCATGAAGGAAGGCTCCGACCTGGTGACATTCAGCGAGCGCTTTGCGGATCGCTACTTCGACGTGGCCATCGCCGAGCAACACGCGGTGACCCTCGCTGCCGGCATGGCCTGCGAAGGCGCCAAGCCGGTGGTGGCGATTTACTCGACGTTCCTGCAGCGCGCCTACGATCAACTGATCCACGATGTCGCGGTGCAGCACCTTGATGTGCTGTTCGCCATCGACCGCGCCGGCCTGGTTGGCGAAGACGGCCCCACTCACGCGGGCAGCTTCGACCTCTCCTACCTGCGCTGCATTCCCGGCATGCTGATCATGACGCCGAGTGACGAGAACGAACTGCACCACATGCTCACCACCGGCTACCAGTTCGCCGGCCCGGCGGCAGTGCGCTACCCACGCGGCAGCGGCCCGAACGCGCCGATCGACCGCGCGCTGAACGCCCTGCCAATCGGCAAAGGCGTGATCCGCCGCCAGGGCAGCGGCGTCGCCCTGCTAGTGTTTGGCGTGCAACTGGCCGAAGCCCTACGCGTCGGCGAAACGCTGAACGCCACGGTGGTCGACATGCGCTTCGTCAAACCGCTGGACGAAACGCTGATCAGCGAACTGGCCGCCAGCCACGAGCTACTGGTCACCATCGAGGAAAACAGCGTGATGGGCGGCGCAGGCAGCGCAGTCAGCGAATTCCTCGCCCAGAGCGGCGCCCTGACGCCGATGCTGCACCTGGGCCTTCCCGACAGTTATGTGGAGCACGCCCGGCCCGAGCAGATGCTCGCCGAGTGTGGCCTGGACGAAGCCGGGATCGAAGCGGCCATACGAGCAAAACTGGCACGCTGA
- a CDS encoding methyl-accepting chemotaxis protein has protein sequence MTQKGGAAVQQNAEDVAQLASRIEQSSQALEALSQKTEEIQHITEAIRSIAEQTNLLALNAAIEAARAGDSGRGFAVVADEVRNLARRTAQATEEIATTLGSVRQQTLDTQTAMQSCQEAAQRSVTRSSEATDALERIQQEVAGMQGRLDQISQAMKSQLSQVQAVNGQAQAITGAAERSSQSADETLQAAQSLAQLVLDLHKTASRLSRQESLGGNSASPGAPVFGQAAAFKFNAVAH, from the coding sequence ATGACCCAGAAAGGTGGCGCGGCCGTGCAGCAGAACGCCGAAGATGTCGCGCAACTGGCCAGCCGCATCGAGCAATCGAGCCAGGCACTCGAAGCCCTGAGCCAAAAGACCGAGGAAATCCAGCACATCACCGAAGCGATCCGCAGCATTGCCGAGCAGACCAACCTGCTTGCCCTCAACGCCGCCATCGAGGCTGCTCGGGCAGGCGACAGCGGGCGCGGTTTCGCGGTGGTTGCCGACGAAGTGCGCAACCTGGCCAGGCGAACCGCCCAGGCCACCGAAGAGATCGCCACGACCCTCGGCAGCGTGCGCCAGCAGACACTCGATACTCAGACCGCCATGCAGAGCTGCCAGGAAGCCGCGCAACGCAGCGTGACCCGCTCGAGCGAAGCCACCGATGCACTCGAGCGCATTCAGCAGGAAGTGGCAGGCATGCAGGGGCGACTCGACCAGATCAGCCAGGCCATGAAGTCGCAACTGAGTCAGGTGCAGGCCGTCAACGGGCAGGCTCAGGCAATAACCGGGGCCGCCGAGCGCAGTAGCCAGAGCGCCGATGAAACGCTGCAGGCAGCACAGTCACTGGCGCAACTGGTGCTCGACTTGCACAAAACCGCCAGCAGACTCAGCCGCCAGGAAAGCCTCGGCGGCAACAGCGCATCACCCGGCGCGCCAGTCTTCGGTCAGGCCGCTGCGTTCAAGTTCAACGCCGTTGCGCACTAG
- a CDS encoding AI-2E family transporter → MKAPVSPWFSPASAVIVGAALLLVFPLKLLPSLLAGLLVFELVNRLARPMQRLFAGQLGRLLAVGLLSVLVIAVLGLVFAGGFSLVMHELNNPGRLMGKLLGVIDRAREQLPEALVAYLPANVDDIRIALHDWLRGHISELQLLGKGAVHMFVTILIGMILGAVIGLQNVPEPSQLKPLAGALLIRVGHFVDAFRNVVFAQIKISLLNTTFTAIFLMGVLPLFGVHLPLTKTLILITFVAGLLPVVGNLISNAAIFVVGLSLSIWVALGALAYLIVIHKVEYFLNARIVGGQIKARAWELLLVMLVFEAAFGIAGLVAAPVYYAYLKSELKAQEWV, encoded by the coding sequence ATGAAAGCCCCTGTCTCCCCTTGGTTTTCCCCCGCCAGCGCAGTGATCGTTGGCGCCGCGCTACTGTTGGTCTTCCCGCTGAAACTGCTGCCGAGCCTGCTGGCCGGTTTGCTGGTGTTCGAGCTGGTCAACCGTCTGGCGCGTCCCATGCAGCGGCTATTCGCCGGGCAGCTCGGGCGTTTGCTGGCGGTTGGCCTGCTCAGCGTGCTGGTGATTGCCGTGCTCGGGTTGGTGTTCGCCGGTGGTTTTTCGCTGGTGATGCACGAGCTGAATAACCCCGGGCGGTTGATGGGCAAGTTGCTTGGCGTGATCGACCGCGCCCGCGAGCAGTTGCCGGAAGCGCTGGTGGCTTATCTGCCAGCCAACGTCGACGATATCCGTATCGCACTGCACGACTGGTTGCGCGGGCACATCAGTGAGCTGCAACTGCTCGGCAAGGGCGCGGTGCACATGTTCGTCACCATACTGATCGGCATGATTCTCGGCGCGGTGATCGGCCTGCAGAACGTCCCTGAACCGAGCCAGCTCAAGCCGTTGGCCGGTGCGTTGCTGATTCGTGTCGGACATTTTGTCGATGCCTTTCGCAACGTGGTGTTCGCGCAGATCAAGATATCCCTGCTCAATACCACCTTCACCGCGATTTTCCTGATGGGTGTGCTACCGCTATTCGGTGTGCACCTGCCGCTGACCAAGACGCTGATCCTCATCACCTTCGTGGCCGGCTTGTTGCCGGTGGTCGGCAACCTGATCTCCAATGCGGCGATCTTCGTGGTCGGCCTGTCGCTGTCGATCTGGGTAGCACTGGGGGCGCTGGCCTACCTGATCGTTATCCACAAGGTTGAATACTTCCTCAACGCCCGTATCGTCGGCGGCCAGATCAAGGCGCGCGCCTGGGAGCTGCTGCTGGTCATGCTGGTGTTCGAAGCCGCGTTCGGCATTGCCGGCCTGGTCGCCGCGCCGGTTTACTACGCCTACCTGAAGAGCGAGCTAAAGGCTCAAGAGTGGGTCTGA
- a CDS encoding helical backbone metal receptor: MLRFLLALLMMQMAPLSAAERVVSLAPSLSEIVLELDSADLLVGVLDGGERPAALAHLPSVGRYGQLEMETLLALQPDLLLLWPGSVSAAQREQLKAFGIPMLVLEPHSLDELARQFVEIGERLGRAEQGQRLYQRFVAGLAELRERYRRERPVPVFYQVWDAPLYTLGGGQVISDALQACGARNVFADLHLPAPQVSVEAVLQRDPAVIIAGDRRQLQAWQRWPQLSAVQREQLLVLPDKGLERPSFQMLDATARLCELLAPTR; this comes from the coding sequence ATGCTGCGCTTTTTACTTGCGCTGTTGATGATGCAGATGGCGCCGCTGTCGGCTGCCGAGCGTGTGGTCAGTCTGGCGCCATCGCTGAGTGAAATCGTCCTCGAACTGGATTCCGCCGATCTGCTGGTCGGCGTGCTCGATGGTGGCGAGCGCCCGGCGGCGTTGGCTCATCTGCCTTCCGTAGGGCGCTATGGCCAACTCGAAATGGAAACCCTGCTGGCCCTGCAACCCGATCTGCTGCTGTTGTGGCCGGGCAGTGTCAGCGCCGCGCAGCGCGAGCAACTGAAAGCCTTTGGTATTCCCATGTTGGTGCTCGAGCCCCACTCGCTGGATGAGCTGGCTCGGCAGTTCGTGGAGATCGGCGAACGTCTTGGCCGGGCGGAGCAGGGGCAGCGCCTGTATCAGCGCTTCGTTGCCGGGCTTGCCGAGTTGCGTGAGCGCTACCGCCGTGAGCGCCCCGTGCCCGTGTTCTATCAGGTGTGGGATGCGCCGCTGTATACCCTTGGTGGTGGGCAGGTCATCAGCGACGCGCTGCAGGCCTGCGGTGCGCGCAACGTGTTTGCCGATCTGCACCTGCCGGCCCCGCAGGTGAGCGTCGAAGCCGTGCTACAGCGCGATCCGGCGGTGATCATCGCCGGCGACCGCAGGCAGCTGCAGGCCTGGCAGCGATGGCCGCAGCTTTCAGCCGTGCAGCGCGAGCAGTTGCTGGTATTGCCGGACAAGGGCCTGGAGCGCCCCAGTTTCCAAATGCTCGACGCCACAGCCAGGCTCTGCGAGCTGCTGGCCCCCACTCGGTGA
- a CDS encoding MFS transporter → MTRAAVKRRLALLWWRQLALTLAPLLLINFAFGAGRQPGVLAMPLFVAGLASLFVSLPLFGGYKRALFATAKALDSADEPAAWLTLAERRRAAFLGAGLPAWIAALAVFAGLEAVPLVLLALASVVLLYLYRIPRQLG, encoded by the coding sequence TTGACCCGTGCCGCGGTCAAGCGCCGGTTGGCCCTGCTCTGGTGGCGGCAACTGGCACTGACCCTGGCTCCGCTTCTGCTGATCAATTTTGCGTTTGGGGCTGGCCGCCAACCTGGTGTGCTGGCTATGCCGCTGTTCGTCGCGGGATTGGCCTCGCTGTTCGTCAGCCTGCCGCTGTTCGGCGGCTACAAGCGCGCCCTGTTCGCCACCGCCAAGGCGCTGGACTCGGCTGACGAGCCCGCCGCCTGGCTGACCCTGGCCGAGCGCCGCCGCGCTGCCTTTCTGGGCGCTGGGCTACCGGCCTGGATCGCCGCCCTCGCGGTTTTTGCAGGGCTGGAAGCCGTGCCACTGGTGTTGCTGGCTCTGGCCAGTGTTGTGCTGCTCTACCTCTATCGAATTCCCCGGCAGCTGGGCTGA